From the genome of Polyangiaceae bacterium, one region includes:
- a CDS encoding 2-oxo acid dehydrogenase subunit E2, whose protein sequence is MAKVLDMPKLSPTMEEGQISVWHKKIGDTVAIDDLLAEVETDKATMEYRSFDKGTLLAILAPAGSMVRLGQPVAVVGSPGEDISGLTGARAEAPKAAPAPQAPAAPPPPAAAAPAPPAPPPAAAPAPTPPAEPGRIKASPYVRKQARERGLELAGVVGSGPGGRIVARDLDNLGKAAPAAAPAAMPAVPGELAAPEVRPLSMMRKAIARRLTESKQTVPHFYLTIDIDAAPLAALREQMNADLAASAEKGHDPPKISINDLLVKACAIALRRVPECNAQFTPESILIHRRVDISVAVAVPDGLVTPVVRDADKKTVAAIAAEVRDLAGRARNKKLRPEEMLNGTFSISNLGMYGIDEFSAVINPPEGAILAVGQVRSEPVVQGDKVVPGKKMAMTLSCDHRVVDGAVGATFLKALRSLLEHPTQILYY, encoded by the coding sequence ATGGCCAAGGTTCTCGACATGCCCAAGCTGTCCCCCACGATGGAAGAGGGACAGATCAGCGTTTGGCACAAGAAAATCGGCGACACGGTCGCCATCGACGACCTGCTCGCCGAAGTCGAAACCGACAAGGCGACGATGGAGTATCGGTCGTTCGACAAAGGCACGCTCCTCGCCATTCTCGCGCCCGCTGGCAGCATGGTTCGTCTTGGCCAACCGGTCGCCGTCGTGGGCTCGCCGGGCGAAGACATTTCCGGCCTGACGGGCGCTCGAGCGGAAGCTCCCAAAGCAGCGCCTGCCCCGCAAGCGCCCGCAGCTCCCCCACCCCCGGCGGCAGCGGCTCCTGCACCGCCTGCTCCGCCGCCTGCTGCAGCACCAGCACCGACGCCGCCTGCGGAACCGGGGCGCATCAAAGCATCGCCGTACGTGCGCAAGCAGGCGCGGGAGCGCGGGCTCGAACTTGCGGGCGTCGTGGGATCCGGCCCTGGAGGGCGCATCGTAGCGCGCGATTTGGACAACCTCGGGAAGGCTGCACCCGCGGCTGCACCGGCTGCAATGCCCGCAGTGCCGGGAGAATTGGCCGCACCCGAAGTTCGACCGCTCAGCATGATGCGCAAAGCCATTGCGCGACGACTGACCGAATCGAAGCAAACGGTTCCGCATTTTTATTTGACGATCGACATCGATGCGGCGCCGCTTGCGGCCCTGCGCGAGCAAATGAATGCGGATCTTGCTGCATCCGCTGAAAAAGGACACGATCCGCCGAAGATATCGATCAACGACCTGCTCGTGAAGGCGTGTGCCATTGCATTGCGTCGCGTTCCCGAATGCAATGCGCAATTCACACCCGAATCGATATTGATTCACCGCCGCGTCGACATATCGGTTGCCGTTGCGGTTCCCGATGGCCTCGTGACACCCGTCGTGCGCGATGCCGACAAGAAGACCGTGGCAGCCATTGCGGCGGAAGTGCGCGATCTCGCGGGCCGAGCGAGGAACAAAAAACTTCGCCCCGAAGAAATGCTCAATGGAACGTTTTCCATCTCGAACTTGGGCATGTACGGCATTGATGAATTTTCCGCGGTCATCAATCCGCCGGAAGGAGCCATCTTGGCGGTCGGACAAGTCCGCAGCGAACCTGTCGTGCAAGGCGACAAGGTCGTTCCTGGAAAGAAGATGGCCATGACGCTATCGTGCGATCATCGCGTGGTCGATGGTGCCGTTGGTGCTACCTTCCTCAAGGCGCTCCGCTCGCTGCTCGAGCATCCCACGCAAATACTCTATTATTGA
- a CDS encoding MFS transporter, translating to MKSDATAAVPVERGAIDEQPLEAAPAPGRWTAWTLTWVSYATYYLGRKGISVAKAPIAESFGKDALVGVDTGYLAAYAVGQYVNGSLGDRVGARRLIGAGMLVSAAACVAFGASSLGIAFFLAFMVNGFAQSSGWPGNIKAMAEWTTPTNRGRIMGVWATCYQVGGIVATWFATLMLGLWGWRASFWGPAVVVALVGVLVLLLLKPGPGALGTSAAKTGNPEDADPIAVAAKRKVERRRVLRSPTVWCYGASYFGMKLIRYSILFWLPFYLTTALAYSKTTAGYMSISFEVGGVAGTMLMGTLSDRNRRIPRSMFAAAWLVMLAGALFLYARIGASGMVTNFVVMALVGALLFGPDSLISGAAAQDAGGPYAAATAAGVVNGIGSVGAILQEYVTRGVSQRYGWDKLFYVFVALAMFSAICLVPTFRLRGK from the coding sequence ATGAAAAGCGACGCGACCGCAGCGGTGCCCGTGGAGCGAGGGGCGATCGACGAACAACCGCTCGAGGCGGCGCCCGCTCCCGGACGCTGGACAGCGTGGACCCTGACGTGGGTGTCGTACGCGACGTACTATTTGGGGCGCAAAGGTATCAGCGTCGCGAAAGCTCCCATTGCGGAAAGCTTTGGCAAGGACGCGCTCGTCGGGGTCGATACGGGGTATCTCGCGGCCTATGCCGTGGGGCAATACGTGAATGGATCGCTGGGCGATCGCGTGGGCGCTCGAAGGCTCATCGGTGCGGGGATGCTGGTATCGGCCGCAGCGTGCGTTGCATTTGGTGCATCGAGCCTGGGTATTGCGTTTTTTCTTGCGTTCATGGTGAATGGATTCGCGCAATCGTCGGGGTGGCCGGGCAATATCAAAGCGATGGCGGAATGGACGACTCCGACGAACCGCGGTCGCATCATGGGGGTGTGGGCGACGTGTTATCAAGTCGGCGGAATCGTTGCGACTTGGTTTGCCACGCTGATGCTGGGGCTTTGGGGCTGGCGTGCGAGCTTTTGGGGGCCCGCCGTCGTCGTGGCGCTCGTGGGCGTGCTGGTGCTTTTGCTATTGAAACCAGGCCCTGGCGCGCTTGGGACGAGCGCGGCGAAGACGGGTAACCCGGAAGATGCTGATCCCATTGCCGTTGCTGCAAAACGCAAGGTCGAACGAAGGAGGGTGCTGCGAAGCCCGACGGTGTGGTGTTACGGGGCGTCGTACTTCGGAATGAAGCTCATTCGTTACAGCATTTTATTTTGGCTGCCATTTTACCTGACCACCGCGCTCGCGTATTCCAAAACGACGGCGGGGTACATGTCCATTTCCTTCGAGGTGGGAGGCGTCGCCGGGACGATGCTGATGGGCACGCTTTCCGATCGCAATCGGCGCATTCCTCGATCCATGTTCGCCGCCGCGTGGCTCGTCATGCTCGCCGGGGCGCTATTTCTTTATGCTCGCATCGGCGCCAGCGGCATGGTCACCAATTTCGTCGTGATGGCGCTCGTCGGCGCGCTGCTCTTTGGACCGGATTCACTGATCAGCGGCGCAGCCGCCCAAGATGCCGGCGGGCCTTATGCAGCGGCGACCGCTGCGGGCGTGGTCAATGGGATTGGATCGGTCGGGGCCATTTTGCAAGAATACGTGACGCGCGGGGTGAGCCAAAGGTACGGCTGGGACAAGCTGTTTTACGTGTTCGTCGCGCTTGCCATGTTTTCGGCCATTTGCTTGGTGCCGACGTTCCGATTACGCGGGAAGTGA